The sequence aggcagtcaagtggattctgagatatctgaagggttcatcagatacatgtctttgcttcacaggtgcaagtttgaaactgcagggttatgtaaatgctgattttgctggtgatattgatagtagaaataGTACTACAGGGTTTGTTTTCACTCTGGGTGGTACAGTTATATCATGAGCTTCAAATCTGCAAAAGATTGTCactttgtctactacagaagctgagtatatTGTAGCAACTaaagctggaaaggagatgatttggctacatggtttcttagatgaattgggtaagaagcaggagatgggcattctacacagtgacagtcagagtgcaatatttcttgccaaaaattcggtttttcattcaaagtcgaagcacatacagacaaaataccactttatctgTTACCTTGatgaagataagctggtaatacttgagaagatttgtggatctaagaacccggcagacatgttgactaagggtgtcactattgagaagttgaagctaTGCGCAgtttcaattggtcttctagcttgaggacaggaggatgagttgcagggatgagggttgtgttatggaggattgtggttgatgtttgcagcttgtgagcccttaagggctaaggtggagctgatggaggagtttgctagtgtagcttgatcaattcaagctaaggtggagatttgttgaattGGGCCcttgtgtggcttgaattgccacaagcccaagtCAAGTCTAAATTCACTTTGCTTTGACCGAATCCTATTTGTAATAGGAAACCTTATTCAGCCgaccttaatatatatatatatatatatatattatatttcaacTGTAGCCATGTGCTGTGAGATTAGAGagaaattccaattaacctagtgagtagccgcatgagagaaaatagagaaaagagagacagctaacttctattcttatttttttttatgagagagtgctagggtgtaattgggatttgggtttcttgagagtgttcttgtgcactattgtattttccctgataataatgaaatccctgcaactccgtggacgtaggcaaattgccaaaccacgtaaattttatcttgtgcatgtgattatttttctttgacgtgtgttttctctatttgttttgtttctcacaggttgggaattttggttaaattccttACACTTTACCCATCATCCCTCGTATGCTTTTATGTCATTGTTAGGTCCTTCATGGGATGCAAGTGCCATACTATTCACTttgcatgaaaaatatttatccTCCCCCTCTCATCAATGAAATCGTTAACGATATTGTTGGCCTATTCTATTTTATGTGGATTGGGTGCTGAGTGCTGAGTGCTGAGTGCTGATGTCGTAGTTTCTTATAGGTTTGCCATCTACTTATTGTGACAGGACTGCCTCTAGAGCTCCTTTGAAGTGTTCTGCCTTTAGTAATCTGTGGAGTGAATGATATATGTCTACTACAACCAGTTCGAAAATTATTTGAACGCTATCATAGGAACCTCCATTTAAGTGTTCTGCCTTTAGTAATCTGTAGAGCTCCTTTGAAGTGTTCTGCCTTCAATAATTTGTTGAGTATATGGACGCATAGTGATCTGTGAATCCGCTGCAATCCGTAAGATGCAACCTAAAAGCTCCTTAATAAGCACCCGATTTCTAGGTTCCTAAATCAACTGGTCCCTCGGGAAAGTATCTTATATGCCGGcgtataagaaatataaatgaGTTTCCTAAATCAACTGGTGCCTCAGGAAAGTATCTTATTACTTATACGCTGGTGCATAAGAAATATGTGAGACTAGCATGTGGGCTGTAAAAGTTCCTTAATAAGCACCTCATTATCAGGTTCCCAGCTCATACAAGATTTTCTCCTTGAATAGCCTTCAACAATTATACTACTCTCCAAAAAGCAACAGCTTATGGTGCAatcggcaatgacattgcctATAGTAAGACTAAACGATTGGTTTTGCATGTGGCCTGATGTGTAAAGAAATTCTTACGTTCATTTTAtaattggcataaaaaaaaaaaaaaaaaaatctgtatcCTATTTCGAAATCCCTAAACACGAAATCAAGGCCTTTTTTCCCAATTTAAATACCATAACCCCATTCAACCAAAATTATATGCACAACAACAGTTATACGGTTACAGGTAAATGATCCAATTCCTCATTCCTCAACCAACAAcagaaatttcaatttcaattacaattacaaatacaaaaataaagagatcGAAATCAAGATCAAAATGTACCGAGAGTCAATAATCACCGTCGATCTCCACCACCACTACGTTCCTTCTCAATTTCTTGCCTATGTTTCTCGGCGAGCTTTTCGAGAGCCGATTCAACAGCATCTTGACCACCAAGAAGCAACCGGGTCACGATTTCCGGGTCGGTCTCGAACCGGGCAGCTTCGAACTCCTTCCGGGCGTTCTCTCTCAGTATGTCTCGCCACAGGAAGCCCCGCGAATCGGTCCACGTGAAGAACCGGGTAGCCCTGAGGATATCCCTGTAGAGACTCAGCGCCTCGCGCCGAGTGCTGGTGAGTCGGCGACGATTTAGCAACTCGGCCTCATCGTCGTCAAGGGTAGGTTTTTGTTCCTTCGCCAAGTGACGGTCCAAGAGCTCTTCAAGGGTGTCAGGTCCGTTGTGCAAGAGCCGGCTGATAGAAACGACGTCGCAGCGAGCTATGAGGTTGTTCAAAGGAATCATCGATATGCTTCGCCATTTTTGCAGCTTCGTAATGGCTAtcattctcactctctctctctctctttctccgaTTGCGTTTGAGCGATAGTCTGTGATTAATGTGGCATTTGGAGAAATATGTTGGGCCCATTAGGCTGAATGGGCTTATATTATAGGCCAGGTGATAACACATTTTTTCGGTGAAATAATACAATTTAActtaaaaacaaagagagagagagagaaggataaattttttacttcccccatatttttataataaatttttaatatttttacaacaaattctagatATTATAGATAGCATGTTGTTACACCGAACGAACTATGTGCATTAATGTTAAGTGCAAACAGCCACATTTGTAACCACCGTGTCTGTCTTGGTTACTCCTACTACCTGCCATATTGGTTACAACTTACAAAATCCCTGTTttagaaaaatccaaaatatagTTCAGTTTTTGCTCCGTATGTTTTCGTATTTGGACAAGACCTTTTCATTTGAATTAGAATAATACAGGTGTCCATTTATTTGCTTTTGATCAAATGCGGGAAAATATACATTTGTTTTTTGCATCCCCCTCTTGTGGAAGGCAACGGGAACCAAATTAGAGAATAGTTTTCTAAAccaaaagtacaaaaatttcCGAAATCGGACTTTGATGTTTCTAGTTTCAGCAATGAATGCATTAGGATATATAAAAAGGGAGAGAGTTTTCAAATAACATTATCAAATTGACAGAAATTTGTACTTGCTCACCCACTTTAGCTAAGTGGATATGGAATATGCAAACCATGTGCCTCAATCTTATGATTATTTGGAGTTTGGACATGAACCCAATGCCTCCAAAGAGTAGACTCTagtatggaagaaaaaaaaaaggtcattaaAATGTTTAGACACAATAAAATAGGTTGCAATGAGCGGGGGAAGATATGAATAACAATCCTTGGAAAGATGAATGAATCCAAAGGAATACCAAATGCAGTTTATCAAAAACTTCACTACTTCACTATCAGTGACCTTGCATATCAAGCATCTCATCCAGACCTTTCAATCTCTCTAATCCTTCACTAATCAAGAAACGGATCCTTTGCTTGTCATTGCAGTTACGGTTTTTCTCCATCTCTTGTCTAATCGTCTGTCTCAATTCAGCTGTAAGATTCAATGCATTTCAGATATTCTATCAGATTTCCATTTATCCAATGTTATGGGAGAGCATAGACTCTTTCGGAAACAGTTAGCATGAGATAATCAGTTTGATGTAATGCAAaggaaaatttgataaaaaaatgaaagaatatttaacAAACTATGAAGTAATAATAAGAAGTTGAATGATCAACTGAAATAGGACTTGATAAATTCATGTGTTACCAGAATGCCAATCTATTACCTTAGCAATACATTGGTGAATGTAATTCCCCAAAAAAAGTCACAAGTGTGTGCGcgtgtttttcctttttactgGAAATCAATGTATATTGTAAGGATTGTGATGGTCAGTAGACccggaaaatgattttttccGGGCAAAAGAATTCCTGATAAGTACAAGGTAGTGTTTAATTGCTAAGCTAGGAGGAACTTGTCTACATGTTTTAGCCAGACCAGAGATGACAGAACTTTGCAATATGGTCTTTTCCCCAAATTTCCAGCCCACCAAATCTActaaaaatttctttgatttgattgaAAGTTCCTCGGAGGGGAAACAGTTGCATAGCATACAAAAGCAACAGAAATAGTTGTCAATGCAATGGATTTTCATTAAGTTTGGGGTTACAACAGTATgacaatttaaaattaattaattaccaatAATTGATGGGTTTCACTAGAGGTGAAGCCACAGCTGAGTGTCAAGCAAAGAGAAATGCCGAGTAGAGTTGTAGAAGAACATACCAGAATGGCACAGATTTGTCAGATCACATTAGTAACTAAATGAAATCTATCTCCCTTAAGTTAGGCAAAGAGCTTTGTCAGACTACATTAGTGACTAACTGAGATCTATCCTCCTCACTAATTTCTCAAGaaatattatcattaattaGATACATATTTTTCTAAGCAAAGTTTCACCTCTAGCATGAACAGGGGCTCTCTGAGCAGTCCTCAGTGCCTGCCTGTAAAGATTCAGCACTCGAGCACGGAGAAGAAAATCCTGCAAATCAAAGGGGAGAACCATAACTGATTCTCTTCCTCAACACCATATTTCCACATCAAAACACACCCAAAACAGCAACAATATAATTGTAAAAACGACTCAAGAAAAATCTAttcaaagaactaaaaaaaaaaaaaacatataagatCTCCAAATTAAGTTTATAAAACCCAAGCAAACGCATATTGACATAATCATGATTATTTAGAGTTCTTTTAGTGCATTCATTTATGCAGAATTCATTTAACATCTTTGATGAATGACCGCATGAGCGCCTATGAATTAAACAGTACatattatacaaatttattgAAGCAACATTTACATACTGTAACTAATGAATCTAATACTagaaattacttttaaaaaattaagccTAATCTTTAacatccaaaataaataattaaatccCAACTGCTTCATATCATAGTATAATCCatataacataaataaatttaaaagaaaaaaaaaatcaacaactaACTTTGCTATGAACTGCAATACATT is a genomic window of Quercus lobata isolate SW786 chromosome 2, ValleyOak3.0 Primary Assembly, whole genome shotgun sequence containing:
- the LOC115974554 gene encoding uncharacterized protein LOC115974554; its protein translation is MVLPFDLQDFLLRARVLNLYRQALRTAQRAPVHARAELRQTIRQEMEKNRNCNDKQRIRFLISEGLERLKGLDEMLDMQGH
- the LOC115974553 gene encoding uncharacterized protein LOC115974553, with product MIAITKLQKWRSISMIPLNNLIARCDVVSISRLLHNGPDTLEELLDRHLAKEQKPTLDDDEAELLNRRRLTSTRREALSLYRDILRATRFFTWTDSRGFLWRDILRENARKEFEAARFETDPEIVTRLLLGGQDAVESALEKLAEKHRQEIEKERSGGGDRR